Genomic window (Lycium barbarum isolate Lr01 chromosome 2, ASM1917538v2, whole genome shotgun sequence):
CCCATTACTAAAGAGGCTAAGACAAAAAGAGCTTTACTTTTACCCTCTTTTTGTTGAGAAAAGCAATTTTTTTAACATATCTTATCTTGACATATAAGTAGAAGAAGTAATATTTGATGATGCTTCTAGGTGTAAGTATCTGACAGCAAGGACTTTGTAATTGTCAGATACTAAATATTTCCTCCTTCCTAATTTATGATATAGTGTCATGGAATTTTTTGATATGTAAGTCAAGTTTATGCAAAGTATCAATAGTATGTTTCGAAATAAGTAGTGTTTAATATTACACGCATGCATATTTAAAATACTGGATGTGAGGGTTCCAACaactcaagtcaataatagtggcgGAGCCAAGATTTATATTAAGGGGTGTCAAAAAATATAGATATGTCACGACCTAGGTTTGAACACAAGACTTTAGGAAATTTTTGCAACCTCTTAACCACTAAACTAAACCTTCAACTTGTGTTAAGGAGTATCAACACTGGTATATATacctataaaataaaaaaaatagctatttatacaatgtaattttccgaCTAAGGGGTGTTGCTTGACGCCCCTCAGGCATGGGTAGCTCCGCCCCTCGTCACCAAAGGTGAAATATGATGctaaaaattaaataattttagAAAACAAATGTATCTTTTTTGGggacaaattttttaaaaatacgTGTCACATAAAATACGACAGAACAAGtaccttgaaaaaaaaaacccactAATAATATGCCAAATTGAAGTTgcaaatacaaaaataaaataaagtaagcCTTGTTTTTCAGTATTTGCTAAAATGATTGTTGTTTCATTACCCCAAAGAATAGACAGCAAAAATGTGTGCGTAAGCAATGAGACTAGCTAGTTCAATTTTGTacctcatgtttttttttttttaaataataataaagatTGAGTTTAGTACACATTGTTTAAATTTGTCCAAGTATCGAGAATTAATTTATTTTTCTCATCTAAATACTTTGAACTAAGTAATTTTTCCAAGTAAAAAAGAAAAGcctgaatttatatgtcaaactgTCCTTTTTTTTGTTGTCGTAAAAATGACATACTTCtttatttagaaacaatttaactttaaatttcttATAGTATTTTCATTACACAATTCACAAATGTCTATGACTTTTTTTAgaacacaagttttaaaagtataTTTTTATTTCCCAAAGGATAAAGGATCAAATTTGTCCCTGAACTATGTGAAATTGAACATAGTTGCCCTCCTTTAATAGTTGGGGTCAAATATTCCCTCGTCGTTACTAGTTGAACTATGCGAAATGGAATAAATTTgtctttatttttaaattatgCAAATTTACAAATTTGTTCAGTTTCGCATAATTCAAGGGCAAAACTGATCATTTTATCGTTTTTTTAATTCCGTGCCTAGTCAATATGaccgccacataaattgggacggagggagtatatcgAATGGAAACATTTGAGTTGAAAATATTTTAGAGTATGTATAAGACATTACATATTCTCCTTCCCAGGATAGATAAGGAATTAGGTAAACATTGTCACCAACATCCCATGACGGACATTGGTCCTACTATTCATCATCCCACCATattgtgatgtgatgatatgtATCTATGATATCTTTCTTGTTCAGACCAAACAAGCCTAACAACACATGATTAAATAGTAAAAGTAAAGTAAGACCATTAGCTAAAAGTATGGCTTTCAAAGTTATTCATCAAGACTTTCAACTTCAATTGTATGATCACAATTAAAGAGCGGAATATTTTTTATGAATGCGTGGTCATTCAAATTATGATTTGTTGTTGAAAAGTTACTATTCTTTACATTGATACATAAGAAACCCAACAAATTATATTTCGAGCTAATCTAAATAAACAAAAGCCAATCCAAACTAGTCTCTCAATCTCACTTTATGTAAACTTACTATTCTTTTTAGTATGTCtaaaaaaagaatgacacatttcttttttttcttttaaggacACGTTTCTCTTGTTGTGTGCGTGAGAACTATTCAAACATAGCATTCCCTTTTACCTTCAATAATATGATTTGATACTTCTTTTGATACTTTACATATATTTGGCTTATATCTTAAAAGTTTTTTCCTATATTGCCGCTGTCTCTCATAATATAATCCAATCATGAGATCTACCACTAATGTTGGTGCCCCATTGTTTATATTATTATCATCTTCTtactacaataacaacaaccgtAACTATTATTAGCATTCTTCATATTATTATCATCTTCTtactacaataacaacaaccattactATGCTTCAATCTCAAATAAATTGGGTTCATACTAATCATATCACCTTCTTATTTGCCCAAACAAAATCGAAATGATTATTTGAATGATTCAGAATGAGTCTTATTCAAAAGAAAAACGTACTAGCTATCCTTTTtccaaaagaaacaaaaaaaaaatgaaaaccctACATTAACAAGATACATTAAACACAAATATACCACAAAAAGTCCTAACCAACACATTACATTATATATTTTGGTCATTGCTCTCCTTCAGCTTCAGTTGTAGCAGAAGACATGTAACTCATAGCTGGAGAAGACTCAATATCAATAGGTGCATTTTTTTGAAACTTGTTTTTGCAAGCATGGCAAGTAATTTCCAAAATTGAAGAACTTAGTCTCTTAGTAGCTGCCTCTTTCAAATTTGTTGCTCTTTCAATTTCAGCTAGTGCTTGTTGTCGAATTCTCTTTGCATTCGCAAATTCTATCTCCGCGTATTCCATTTGCCTCTTCGCTTGCCTTCGTGCTTCCTCAGCGTAAGCTTTTTCAGCCATAGCTAAATTTAGTACCTCATTTTCCCCATGGCTTTTTTTTGGACTACTTTGTGATGATGATCCAATTGATAATTTCAATTGtggttcttgattttcatgatcaTGATCACTAGTACTTCTTATTGATGGTAAAAGGCCAAGTTCTAAATTATGATGTTGATGATCAGAATTGGTATTTGGCAAGGACATTATGGTTAATTTTGCTAAATTTGTGTCACTTGAAGGGCTAGTACTTGAAGCAGTTCTTGAAGAACAATTACCAGCTGGTGATGCTGCTTGCAATGTTTGCGACTCTGGCCTAATTCTCCTTACAGTGCAAGTATCTTGGTGCTCAATAAAACTTTCCACTCTGAAAGGTCAAATAGTAACAAGGATTAATTAATAAAACATCAATAATTTCGTACCTTGATATTTGCACAAAGCTAGCTAGATAGCTAGGGGTTGTAATTATATAGccaagagaaaacaaaagagGCTATTTCTTGTAGGGTTACCATagaaaagaaaaagttaaaaagAATGCAGAAGCGACAAGATTTTTAACAAAACAAACAGATAGATTGTTCCTATTTCGAAAAAAATTAATTGCTATAGTAGGAAAAAATGATTTGATGGTGTCATTTTTTAAACAATAGAGTCATTTATTAGATGATTACAGGTAAATCTATTGACAAACATTAACTAACAATAATTTGGTAAAAACAAATTAGCATGCACGAATTTCGCGCATAACAGAAGCTTAGTGCGTTGGGCTGTTATTTAAACTAGCTTGCTGTAACAAATTAAAATTCACAGATTGTATAAGACAAATCTTTGCATTATCAGCTTATATATGTGACTTTAATTCATAATATAATATTAAATTGAACAGAATGTGGAAGTCAATTACTAATATATATATGCAGCACAAAGAAAGATGCACACTGTGTTCTTTACAATGACTATACTATATACTTAAAAAAGTGAGGCATTTATTGGAAATCGTGAATCTAGCTAGTGTATCACTTCCATTGGCTACAGCTACTAGTTAGGTTATAGTCCTAATTCTTTTGGAAATTGTAACAGGACTGAGGAATGTATGTTTGTCTATCTACCCCAACAGAAATTataacagaacttacagagaagtatTAAAGACTTTGTAAAAGAAAACTCTACAAAAAGTTTAGCGACTGATAACTGCTATCGCTAAACAGTAAAAATTTATCGTTAAACATGATTTAGGAATGTACTTATGTCTACATCTCCACGGAGAATATGATAAAAATTAAAGAGAAATATTAAAGactttgtaaaagaaatgatcaAAGAAAATGCCACAAAAATGTACAGGATTAGCAACATACAACTATTGTCGCTGAAGGAGTAGTAAAAATCTatcattaattttatttaaaCGATTATTTGAGAtgaattattaaaaaaatattagcTACAAATTATTTAGCAATAAGTTTCGTAATTAATTCCTTTATTTTATAGCAAAAGGTTGAAGATTTCAATGAAAGCCACAAAGTTCCTGATATTAGGAAATGGCTAAAGGAATCTTGGAACTCTGGAATATGCCAGCCTAATTAAAgccaaaaaagaaaaacagaTACTCCCTCcgaattaaaaaaagaagaagtccaTTTAGtaatttgcacaccccttaagaaaatactaatttctAGACAAAAAtgagtaatttgactaaactatccctaattaaatagacattgagatttgatcatataacacttaataggggcaaatatgaaaaaacaaggttaattttttcttgatttgctaagtgaactctttttttttatccggaggagTAACAAGAAATAGCTAAAGGATATGTAGAAAAACAGATAACAAGAAATAGCTaaagccaaaaattaaagacagaaTTCTTGAGAAGGAAAAAATTGGAACTTGGAAAAAACCGAATTTTACGGTATCATTTATTTGGATGTTTTTTGCGCTTCTATAGTGAATCTTGTTATAGAAAACATATACTCCGTAATATAACATAATATGAAAAAATTGATGCAACTATATAGTAAAATATTATTAAGAGGACGCGAAATGTTTGTCATAGAGAAGTCTGACCGTAGTGGGAAGTTGCTAAAGAAATCTCGAAGAGAAATTAAAGACTTTGTAAAGGAAATGACTAAAGAAAAAGTTTAAAGATTTCCATGAAAACCACAAGGTTCATATTAGTAGGAAATGGCTAAAGGAATCTTTGGAACTGTGGAATATGTCAGCCTAGTTAAAGCAAGACAATAAATAATAAGAAATGagttttaagttatatacactatCAGTATAAGTTTTTCTATATTATCAGGTCATTCAAAAGATATCTATATGTAAATTTTCTTAAATGAGAGTTTACAAAAATTTTAAGACATGTTATCAGCTACAACAGGTAAAGAAGATCTAATAGTataaaacactaggtgatttcggTCATCTGTCTAAGCTTTGATAGACATAGTTACCTAGTACCTGTTGTTGGAGGAGGTAgcaggtatcccgtggaattagttGAGGTTAGCGTAAGTTGGCCCGAACACCACGATTATCAAAAAATGTAAACTGACAATGTATATAATTTGAACCTGTAAAAAAGAGAATTTTCGAAAAGCAAAATCTTAGAACCTGGAAAAAACGCGGCCACAGTCACAAGAATGGCCTCTAGTACCACAAGTTTTGAGATGTGCTTTGTAATCAGACTGAACAGCATAACCTTTCCCACATTTCTCACAAACCCATTGCTTATTATTGCTATGTTTCCTCCTAAAATGCTTCTTTATACCAACAAGATCACCAAGGGCATGACATGGATCATGGTGCAAACAACTTGGCTCAGGACAAACAAATACTCTTTTTTTAACTTGTGGATTTTCTCTTTTGACTAACTTCCATGGCACTTTGTGCCTTCTCCTATGCATTTGCAAGTTTTGGTCCCTTTGGAAACCTTGGTTGCATATCTCACATATGTATCTATCTGATTCCAAAAGTGTTTTTGGTGAAAGCGAAACCACTTCTGCATCCGGATCTATCATAacgaaaagaagaagaaaaaaacatatcaaaaggattcaacagtttataaataacaaaagaaaaaagaaaagaaatgtcGCACTTAGGAGTTAAACATGTAACCGGAAGAAATTCTTGAAACTCCTTTACCATTTCACTAGACTAATTAAGGGATTCAACCGTTTATATAAAtaacaagaaagaaagaaatgttTTTAACTTATTTAAACTTGTAACCAGAAGCAATTTTTCAACCCTTTTGTCATTTTACTAGATTATTTTTCTTATATCAAAGGATTCAAcagtttataaaaaataaaacgaAATTGGTTTTATCCAATTTAAATGTATAGCCTCAAGCAATTCTTGTACCCCTTTACTATTACACTAGATTTTTCCTTATATCAAGGGAGTCAACGCTTATTAATATAAGAAGAGAACCTAAGGCTTATTACTAGCATCGGCAGAGCCAGGAATTTAtacaaaaaattcaaaaataataatAGAATATCACACCTAGGATTTAAACCTGTAACCAGACATAATTCTTGAAGCTTTTGCCATTTTCACTAGATTTTTTCCTTATATCAAGGGATTCAACCATTTATAGATATAAAAAGGGGAGCTCATGACTTATTACCAGCGGCAGAACCAgaaatatttatataaaaaaaaatcaaaataacaaTAGAATGTCACACCTAGGATTT
Coding sequences:
- the LOC132625832 gene encoding zinc finger protein SHOOT GRAVITROPISM 5-like, with the translated sequence MLDNSSSSPVGPSSSSEALNSAENCGGFNRRKRRPAGTPDPDAEVVSLSPKTLLESDRYICEICNQGFQRDQNLQMHRRRHKVPWKLVKRENPQVKKRVFVCPEPSCLHHDPCHALGDLVGIKKHFRRKHSNNKQWVCEKCGKGYAVQSDYKAHLKTCGTRGHSCDCGRVFSRVESFIEHQDTCTVRRIRPESQTLQAASPAGNCSSRTASSTSPSSDTNLAKLTIMSLPNTNSDHQHHNLELGLLPSIRSTSDHDHENQEPQLKLSIGSSSQSSPKKSHGENEVLNLAMAEKAYAEEARRQAKRQMEYAEIEFANAKRIRQQALAEIERATNLKEAATKRLSSSILEITCHACKNKFQKNAPIDIESSPAMSYMSSATTEAEGEQ